The window AACAAGAAACAGAAACAGATTTGTTTGGAGAACAAGCAGTATTATGTGGAGGAGTAACAGCACTTATTCAAACAGGATTTGAAGTTTTAACAAAAGCTGGGTATGACCCAGTAAATGCTTATTTTGAATGTTTACATGAGATGAAATTAATAGTAGATTTGATTTATGAAGGAGGTTTCACAAAGATGAGACATTCAATCTCTAACACAGCTGAGTATGGAGATTTCCTAACAGGACCAAAAATTATTACAGAGGATACAAGAAAAGCTATGGAAGATGTATTAAAAGATATTCAATCTGGAAAATTTGCTGATGAATTTCTAGCTGATTCTAAAGCTGGACAAGTATTTTTAAATAAGAAAAGAGAAGAAGCTAGAGAACATGATATAGAAAAAGTAGGAAAAGAACTTAGAAAATTAATGTCTTGGATTGAAAAATAAGGAGAGAATTATATGAGAAGTGATGAGGTTAAATATGGGGCTAAAAGGGCCCCTCATAGGTCTTTATTAAGAGCCTTAGGAATTACAGAAGAGGAGTCAAGAAAACCAATAATAGGAATAGCTAGTTCTTTTAATGAGATAGTTCCAGGACATATGCATTTAAAAACAATAGTGGAAGCTGTAAAAGCTGGAGTTAGAACAGCTGGTGGTTTACCAATGGAATTTAATACAATAGCTGTATGTGATGGATTAGCTATGAATCATGAGGGGATGAAATATTCTTTAGTTACAAGAGAAATTGTGGCTGACTCTATTGAGGCCACAGGAATGGCAATGCCTTTTGATGCTATGGTATTTATTCCAAGTTGTGATAAAGTAGTACCAGGAATGTTAATGGCAGCAGCTAGATTAAATATTCCATCAATATTTGTAAGTGGTGGACCAATGTTAGCTGGAAAATTTAGAAATAAAAAAATTGGTTTAAGTGATTTATTTGAATATATTGGAGAATATGAAAAAGGTATTTTATCAGAAGAAGAACTAATAGAATCTGAAAATAGTGCTTGTCCAACATGTGGGTCATGTTCAGGAATGTATACAGCTAATACAATGAATTGTTTAACAGAGGCTTTAGGAATGGCTTTACCAGGAAATGGAACAATTCCAGCTGTATATTCAAAAAGACTTCTTTTAGCAAAACTTACAGGAATGCAAATTATGAAAGTTTTAGAAAAAGATTTAAGACCATCAGATATAATGACAAAAGATGGATTTTATAATGCTTTAAGAGTTGATATGGCTTTAGGTGGTTCTACAAATACAGCCTTACATCTTTGTGAAATTGCAAAAAATATGAGAGTTGATATAAATTTAGATGATTTCCAAAAAGCTTCTCAAGAAACTCCACAACTTTGTAAACTTTCTCCATCAGGAAAAGATTTTATAGAAGATTTAGATGAGGCTGGAGGAATTTTAGGAGTTATGAAAAGATTAAATGAATTAAATTTAGTAAATCCAACTCCTACAGTTTCTTTAAAGACTCAAAAAGAATTGATAGAAAAAGTAGTGGTAAAAGATAATAATGTAATAAGAGAGGTAACAAATCCATATAATACTACTGGAGGATTAACAGTTCTTAGAGGAAATATAGCTAAAGAGGGTTCTATAGTAAAATCAGCTGGAGTATTAAAGGAGATGTTAATTCATTCAGGACCAGCTAGAGTATTTAATTCAGAAGAGGAAGCAGTAGAAGCTATATATGGAAATAAAATAAAAAGTGGAGATGTAGTTGTAATAAAATATGAAGGGATAAAAGGTGGACCTGGAATGAGGGAAATGCTTACTCCAACTTCAGCAATAGCTGGAATGAAGTTAGATAAAGAGGTGGCATTAATAACAGATGGAAGATTTTCTGGGGCTACAAGAGGAGCTTCAATAGGACATGTTAGTCCAGAAGCTGCTTTAGGTGGAGAGATAGGAATAGTGGAAGAGGGAGATATAATTGATATTGATATTCCTAATGGTAAATTAAATGTAAGGCTTAGTGATGAAGAGATAGAGGAAAGAAAGAAAAAATTTAACCCTATATTAAAAGAAAATAATAGTACATGTTTGAAAAGATTTAGAGAAATGTAAAGAGGATTAGAGGTGCTTTTATGAAAATTACAGGAGCTAGAATTTTATTAGAAGTTTTAAAAAGAGAGGGAGTAGATACAATATTTGGATATCCTGGAGGGAAG of the Fusobacterium sp. FSA-380-WT-3A genome contains:
- the ilvD gene encoding dihydroxy-acid dehydratase — protein: MRSDEVKYGAKRAPHRSLLRALGITEEESRKPIIGIASSFNEIVPGHMHLKTIVEAVKAGVRTAGGLPMEFNTIAVCDGLAMNHEGMKYSLVTREIVADSIEATGMAMPFDAMVFIPSCDKVVPGMLMAAARLNIPSIFVSGGPMLAGKFRNKKIGLSDLFEYIGEYEKGILSEEELIESENSACPTCGSCSGMYTANTMNCLTEALGMALPGNGTIPAVYSKRLLLAKLTGMQIMKVLEKDLRPSDIMTKDGFYNALRVDMALGGSTNTALHLCEIAKNMRVDINLDDFQKASQETPQLCKLSPSGKDFIEDLDEAGGILGVMKRLNELNLVNPTPTVSLKTQKELIEKVVVKDNNVIREVTNPYNTTGGLTVLRGNIAKEGSIVKSAGVLKEMLIHSGPARVFNSEEEAVEAIYGNKIKSGDVVVIKYEGIKGGPGMREMLTPTSAIAGMKLDKEVALITDGRFSGATRGASIGHVSPEAALGGEIGIVEEGDIIDIDIPNGKLNVRLSDEEIEERKKKFNPILKENNSTCLKRFREM